In Gemmatimonadota bacterium, the DNA window CCTCGGCAATACCGGAGAGCAGCAGCAACACCACGATCAGTGCGGTCTTGACGGGATACGCCGTCACGAAATGCAGGATCAGGCTGCGGCGTTCTCGGGACATCTCTTCCCTATGCGACGTTTAGGCGACGTCAGAAGCCCGTCGTCTCGGGCCGCTGATAGCGGAAGACGCGCTGCAGGACGCGCAACTCGAGGGGCAGCGAGTACGTCTGCGTGCGATAGCGCCAGCCGCCCAGGCCGCGCAGCAACGCCCGCTTCCACCCGCGGATCCTGGTGTCGGTCACGGTCGGGTAATACGCATTCAGCACGCGCTCGAAGTTCCGCACCCGCTGCTTGATGTCCGGCCGAAGCCACGGCGTTTTGGGGTCCCGGCGCAGCGAAAAGTGGCGCCAGTCACCGCTTACCCACTCGTCCAGCGTATCGGGGAAGGTGAAGCCCAGAGCCCGCGCCTCCTCGTACAGCGTCCCCTCGAGCGGCACGGGCGTATACACGTACATGATGATCTCGGCTGCGGGGTTCGCCGCCTTCACCTTGCGAATGAACCGCATCGTACCATCCACGTCCGCGGCCGGATCAGGCGGGCTCCCGAGCACGAAGGAGAATTCCGGGACAATGCCGCAGTGCGCCGTGCGTCGCGCCAGCTCCAGCGTGAGGTTAGGCGAAACCTTGCCTCCCTTGTTCATCCGCTTCAGTACCGCCGGGTCGCCCGACTCGGCGCCGCAGAACAGCATTTTGAGGCCGCTCGCCCGCATCTTCTCCCAGGTCGCGTCGCTGTAGCGCATCAGCTCGTCGACCCGGCCCAGCGCCCACCAGGTCATTCCCCACGCCTGGATGCGCTCGGCGAACTCGGCCGTGCGCTCCTCGGAGATGAAGAAGTCCATGTCGTGGAACTGGATGGCGTCGATGCCGTAACGCTGCCGCTGCCACTCCACCACGCGCGCCACGCGCTCCGCCGACTGGGGCAGCCAGCGCCGCCTGGCCATGCCCACGACCGCGCAGAAGTTGCAGGCGAAGGGGCAGCCGTAGGACGACTGGTGCGTGCCCACCCGATTGCCGAGGTAGTGCT includes these proteins:
- a CDS encoding cobalamin B12-binding domain-containing protein, coding for MIVLYNPWSTPSPKKPLPMSLLAVGSTLEGEHDYEVVDGNLEPDPVGRIVEIGRARKLTAIGVTVMPGPQLNHAVPDTRRLRAVLPDVPMVWGGYFPSQHADAVLRDPAVDFCVHSQGEQTFLELVRVLARGGDLSAIQGLSYRENGNGTVRHNPHRALIPLDELPDWPYHRVPMERYLHKHYLGNRVGTHQSSYGCPFACNFCAVVGMARRRWLPQSAERVARVVEWQRQRYGIDAIQFHDMDFFISEERTAEFAERIQAWGMTWWALGRVDELMRYSDATWEKMRASGLKMLFCGAESGDPAVLKRMNKGGKVSPNLTLELARRTAHCGIVPEFSFVLGSPPDPAADVDGTMRFIRKVKAANPAAEIIMYVYTPVPLEGTLYEEARALGFTFPDTLDEWVSGDWRHFSLRRDPKTPWLRPDIKQRVRNFERVLNAYYPTVTDTRIRGWKRALLRGLGGWRYRTQTYSLPLELRVLQRVFRYQRPETTGF